The genomic region ATTGAATTGTGCTGGTTAGTTTGCTTAAATGTGCAATTCTATTTCAGTAACAATGTTTAATCTAAGGAAATGAATGTAGATCttgctaaaatatttttgttgttagtTGCATGagtaatttatatatttttacagCTTTTTTTGGAAGTAtgtaatcgtgtgtgtgtgtgtgtgtgtgtgtgtgtgtgtgtgtgcgtgctcgcGCGGATACAAAACTTTAGATCACTGGTGTTTTGTAATTAGCGCTGTTTTTAGTCATAATAACTATTCTAATGGTTTTAGAATAATCAAAAGAATGTAGCATATAGAAAGATAAGCTGAACTTGCCCTGGgtcaatattattattttttaggtACTGTGTGCATTTTATACAAACGGCAATATGACaaatgatataattaaaaatatgcTAGTGATGATTATAGTTATTTGTCGGAAGCAAAGCATGTGAGATGGAAATAATTTACCTGCTTTGTCATAGCTGCTGACCTAGATGATAAAACAATTTTGTGTGCTGTAGCAGTCCAATAATAATGTTTTGTGCTATCTGCTTCTTTTTACTAATGTTATCTGTAAGACAAAATAGGTAGGGGACCAAGTTTTATTACTCCATTTTAACATGCACTATTAGCAGCTGAGAAAAAATGAAAGTGTAGTAGTACATAAATTACTCGGGGAGGTTTGAGGGTGTAGATCATCATTGCTGGTCTAACCAAAGATGTGACGAGCTGTACCCCATTCTAAGTATGAACGTTACAAATGTCACAGGTGATACAGAGCATCAAAGAAATATATCATAATGTAACATGATTGTAatcttttttaaatatacataaatAAGGGAAAGGGAACCATTTGCTTTCAGTGGACTGATATGTGAAGCATATAAACACTAGTTTTAAAGCTCTTTCTCTAGTaaaagtatacacacacacacacacacacacacacacacacacacacacacacacacacacgggcacaTTCCTAGGCTACTTTGAAACTTATTATTGAAAGCATTTACCTGGGCTGAAGGTTGTAGGGAGGTGACACGGGAGAATGCAAGGAGTAAGCAGCGGGAAAGAGTCGTGTTCTTAAACAGATGACTCGGCATCCGATAAAAAGGATGAAATGAATGCACTGCCTTAGGGCCCACCCAACTGCTTTCAATGATCCATAATATGTAATAAATCTCACCATGGGCACAGGAATGTGCATTTGTGTGCatttgtgtgcatttgtgtgtgtgtgtgtgtgtgtgtgtgtgtgtgtgtgtgtgtgtgtgtgaaagtatATGTAATTTCACTAGAAAAAAGAAAGTAAGAGCTCGAAAGCTAGTCTGATCATGTTTCTTGTGACGTGTTTCTATATGCCAGACATCAGTCCACTTTCTTAGATTAATTGGAGTCCTTTGAAAGGAAATGGGGGAGGGATGTAAGAAGCCATTCTAGGTAGTAACTCCAATTGCGACCGCCCCTCTCTTCCCACCCCTCTGGTACCTGGAATTCTCAGTTCGCGGTCTCGggttgtgtagcaatttttaataTTAATAGGAATATCTTCATTTCCATCCCATGTCAGGTGATTAAATAACTGCGCATTATGTATTAAAATATGTGTATGGTGGGAAGTACACCAATAATCTGGATGAACAAGTGAAGTTTGAAGGTTAACAACACACATTATTTTGCAGATGGCCTCATATTTATAGTGTTCATGGCTTCTGTGTAATTGTATTTTCAGAACACTCATTCCTGGCACTTGTGACACTGAATGGACAGCTGGCGACAATGTCTATTGCACTACGTCTTAATCAACCCTCCAGCCCATCTCCCGTGAACACTCCAGTGCCAAGTAGACCCTCCAGTGAGGAGAAACCTGATTTGTATTGTGTAATGGCCAATATGAGTTCAGTGAAGTGTGCTGTTGGCTGTGCAAATCTTGACAACAAGCTACTTGTTTGTGGTAAGTAACATGTGTACAGCACACTTATATGAAAGCTGCATTTTAAGTTTTTGCAAACGAATACTTAATGGTGCTATTAAAAAGTGACATAATTAccatttaaaaatttgttactTTAATTCTTAAAACAATGGAGTAACCAACCAGTTATTTGCTGGAATAACTGCATGTATGTTTCATGATACTTCTTGTGTTCCTTGTTCATAAatctaaattttttattattttgtaggtGGATATGATCGTGCAGAGTGTTTGAAATGTGTTGAGTCCTATGATCCAAGCACCAATCTGTGGATTACCTTGGCTCCTATGAAGGAAGCAAGAGGTCGCTTTGGTATTGCTGTTGTTAATGGCAAAGCCTTTGCTGTTGGTGGAAGCAATGGTTCAACTGAACTTGCAACAGTTGAGGTGTACAATGCAGAACACCACAAGTGGTCCCAAGTTACTTCACTCCCACTAGCACGCTGCAATACAGGCATGTGTCCgtttgtatatttttatttatattaacaGTGCTTAGATATCTGTCTCTTGTTCTGTCAGTGATATAATTTTctggctgtttctgtgtgttttagtATGTAATAATGACTTTCTGTTCTATTATGTAGCAAATTTGGTAGACCATATGATCATACTGTGCTCACACAGTTCAAGGAAATTTTCCTTGTCAGAGTAAAAATTTATTTCCTCTGCTTTGAAAACTTCCCATAAGTGTAAACTGTGTCTCGGAGAGTGAGGATATTTTTCTGTTGATGCAAAACCATACTTTCAGAGTGGGTATTAATGCCATATAGGGAAACATCTTTTTAGTCAAAAGATAACAAAGGAATACTTGCATGGCTGTTACTTGTTGTGTAAGCCGTGGTTGAATTTTACAGCCACTCATTACGAGATTCGAGCTGTCATCTGGCTTCAGGCATCAGGCAGAAAACAGGTAGCCAAAAGTACATTCATTCATGTCACAGTAGTAAATTTGAAGCTGTTGATGTTGAAAAGACCAGGAAACTAACTGCCAGGAATACAGTTTGGCAGTTAGTGATACCTGAGTTTGTGAgagaatatttcgtgtgaatgtttCAGTATGATTCAGtagttctgtatcaaatagtctgtTATctgcttaaaatgttttgttacgtGACAGTGTGCATAGAGCGCCTCTCCAGAATTTTCTCTTAATCCATAAACAATATGTGACTAAATGTCTTCTCTTACAAATTATTATTGACAAATGTGACAACTGTAGCACTGATACCAATACAGATTTACGAAGTCCATTTAAAAGTTTAAACTGCAAACAAGTGCAATAAGAGCCATGTTATATACTGAAGGCTGgggattttatgaaaataattgcaTCAAACACTAGGAAAGGTCAGAGGGTGAAAGGGTAAAGTTCTACAGACCCAATACAAACATAAGCAATCTGAATACTGGAAAAGGTTATATTTGTCTTCATGCTAGGTTGATGCTTACATATTTCAGGAACAAGAACCTTACCAAAAGATAATTTGATCCTTCTTTCAGATGTTCAGGAAAAAAGCAATTTTGCCTTTTATTCTGTTTTTCACTCTTTGTTAAAAATCCTCAGAAAAAATCCTATGTATTCCAGCAGATATCTCATGTTAAATTAGTTTTGACCCTTTATTGGAAAGATAACACTTAATGAAAAGTGAAGATGGTTTCAGTTGGGTAATGTCTTCCTTTGTTGTTGCCAGACATTGCTCTATTGTTCTGCCTCAACCACATAATGCTGAAAATAACACCTTTTCATTAAATACTACTGCCACCTGTAATAAGACCAATGCTGCTATCAGAGACTAAAAAGGTTTGTTCTGAATTTTACCACATGGTTTTGAGCTTTTTGTACaatgctcctctctctctctctctctctctctctctctctctctctctcttttttccatcagtctactgactggtttgatgtggcccgccacgaattcctttcctgtgctaacctcttcatctcagagtagcacttgcaacctacgtcctcaattatttgcttgacatattccaatctctgtcttcctctacagtttttgccctctacagctccctctagtaccatggaagtcattccctcatgtcttagcagatgtcctatcatcctgtcccttctccttatcactgttttccacatattcctttcctctccgattctgcgtagaacctcctcattccttaccttatcagtccacctaattttcaacattcgtctatagcaccacatctcaaatgcttcgattctcttctgttccagttttccacacagtccgtttcactaccatacaatgctgtactccagacgtacatcctcagaaatttcttcctcaaattaaggccggtatttgatattagtagacttctcttggccagaaatcctttttttgccatagcgagtctgcttttgatgtcctccttgctccgtccatcattggttattttactgcctaggtagcagaattccttaacttcactgacttcgtgaccatcaatcctgatgttaagtttctcgctgttctcatttctactacaatgCTCCTATGCTTTGAATTGTCTGTTCAGTGCAGTCATTCCACTGATTTGTTCAGACGTACTCTAGTTTCTAGCTTTCTCAGTAGCttgttttgaaaaaaataattttgttaaactACTTTATTATAGGTAGTACAGTGATGGACTGTCCCTTTATCTGCTTATGAAGTTGCCATTTTTAGATAATACTCTTACTTGATTAGTCAAATGCAAAGATTTAATTGTTCCAGtttttataaagaaaaattaataaatgatcatGACTCTCACATTATTCAGTAAATTCTCGTCCAGTCCCCTGTCTTcattttatttatacattttttgttttctctCTTCTGTCAGGTTTGTTTAGGGTTTCAAAACATCAAAGGTGTTCACTCAGCATTGGAATGAATACCATGTGGTAATGGCAAGCAATGTTAGCTAGTTTAGAcacaaatgaatatatatatatatatatatatatatatatatatatatatatatatatatatatatatatatatatgtgggtggtggtgggggtgacAGGAGGAAACACAATGGCTTTGGGAGTTTCAGTTGGGATTTACTAAGAATGCTACAACAGTATTGCAAAATGCAACTGTATGTACAGAATTTTGCTGGAGTAGCATGTGGGAAATTATATTTCCCTGTACAACAAGAAATTACAAATTGAAACATGAAAGGGACTAAATAACACTGCATATTCTGGACATTTCAAATAAGGGTGAGTATTTTCAGCATACTTAGAACAGCATTTGCTGCTGAAAATTTGAACAAGATTTTTGAGATTCCAAAAAAGAAGATGGGTTACATAGACATAGACTAAGGAAAAACGACCCCCCACCCGTGTCCCAGAGCTTTTATTGCAGTTATTTGCTCATTGCTGTTAGTAATTACATATGAAGAATGATTGTAAACCAGTGGTTGTGAAAAGAGAGACTGTGTGAGTTGTAAATTACTATACCTCTTTGTATGCTGAAAAATGTGTGTTTGCACATGCTGTTGTGGCGGTATGAACTTGAGGGGTGAATATTATTTTAGATTAGACTTTTCTTTgaagcattgttttaaaatctgttaacaatgctATCAGGAGCATTTTCCAAAGACTTGCATATGAGGTATGAGAACTCTGTTTTCAGATGAGTTAAGAGAGTGCAGCCGTGATTCTGTATTGTAACCCCATTAGGAAGGTAAGAAGTGGCACAGACGCTCAGAAGTGCTGCCAGAGCTCTTCATTGTTTGAAAGGTTAAACACCTATTATGAATCATTCAAaaatgtgtatattacatatattcTTTAGGTGGCCATTGGCAGACCAAATTACTGCAGGTAACTACCAGATTATCCGTTAATACTGTAATGGCACATTTAGTGTCTTCGTGGTTTGTGAATGTAAACTTTAGTTTCTAGGCCTGCCTCTTGGTTTGTCAGCGGTCCCTGTTGTCGCTTCAGCGGGCTTGCGAAGGTAGTATAACTTTGTACCTTTGAGCTGTGTGATGGACTCGCTGCTATTAAAACACGTGTTTTCCTATTTACTTTACAGCTTATGTAATGCACCGGCCAGCAGTGCAGTGGGCCGGAGCTTGACGGAGGAATCGTGCAGCACTTAAAAAACCCTGATAAAAGGGATTAAACTTGAAAGAATTAGTGGCATCATAGTCGCACTACACGAGGAGGCTAACATTTTAGAAACTGCCAGGAGAATAGTGACATGGTGTCGGTTGACTTTAATATGTTCACAGTGTCAACTGTAATAGGTTAACTTACTAGTTTCGTTCATGTACATACTGACTCTTCAGCACACCATGTTGCACAGTTTTTGGCTCGGGCATTTCTTTTTTAGTGTTGCTCTCTCGTTGCAGTGCTTCTGTAGCCACGTAAAGAAAAAAAACATGCAAAACTTTTGACAGCAGTACCTCGGTAAGTGGAAAATTTATATGAAACATAACTAGTGTATCTCATTGAGAATGGTTAGTAACTTTccagaaatatttttttacatcttAGAGGGAAATGCTCCTGAATTAAAATCCGTTTGAagttatgtttttattttcagtttttattttattttggtttgaAGACTGGACTATACACATGTATAGTGCGCCATCTGTTTCTGGCTATATAAAGTGCATGGAACTATTGTTGACATCATTCAGCTATCATTTGATTTTCTTCTTTCAGCTGTTAACATGAGTATTATTTGGAAAATAAGAAATATTTGACCCACTAGTCCTCTGCAAGCATCATTTTACTTGAAAAACAAGATATGCTGTAAAACTTTTTATCATGCTAACTTGAATTTTTAACTTTGGAACTGATAATTCTGTTATCTATTCCTTGTGGAGCATATATCTTCCATGTAGATACTGAAAAGTAAAATATGGTTGTTTAAGGACACAAGTAGGTGTTTGCTGCAGTCAGTTGATGGATGGGGTGTAAACTGACAAATCTTTTCAGCTGTCTGCTTGTGGTATGGCAGTGACCAGAGTGCATTGAATTGCTTCAACATTTCATTGTCATTCGCAGTACCACATTaaatttctaactgttgtttttttttccccttcttcaGGCGTTTGCAGCTTAGGTAACAAGATTTATTGCGTGGGTGGTTGGAGTGGACAAGTGGGGATTCGACAGTGTGACGTCTATGACCCAGAGAACAATACTTGGACAAGTATTGCACCTATGCAGACAGGTGTGTAAAAAAAAGAATAGTTGTAAGAACGGTGTAAAATTTTTGCTGAAAGGAAAGTGTCTTAGCAGAGCTTCAATCCAActaaaatgaaatgacatgaagTAACTTAGAGTTCCTTTAACACATTTATGTAGGTGATGCACAAAATGATATTGTGTTGAGAGACTAACAGTTGTTCCTTAAATTCATAACAAAGGAATATTAAAATCAACAGTTGAATGGGGATTCAGTATGGAGACAATTATGTAGTAAAAAGAGATATGAATGAATGGAAAGCTTATGATTAGCAATCATAGTGTCATCGTCAGCTGATCGGGAGACAAAAGTACTGGTGAACTGAGACACTGTAACAGAAGATCTGCCAGAAAATTCATGCCAACATCGGTGTCATTGCCGTGGAGCTAGTTACAGATCTGGACACAATATCATTCGTGATGATGCAGGCTATGGAGAAGTGTCACAAATTGGAACCAGCCCAGGTATCCTTTGGTCAGAAGTGTGCACAGcaaccaaattatatatatatctaaaaacaaagattttgagacttaccaaacaaaagcgctggcaggtcgataggcacacaaacaaacacaagcatacacacaaaattcaagcttttgcaacaaacggttgcttcgtcaggaaagagggaaggagagggaaagacgaaaggatgtgggtttaagggagagggtaaggagtcattccaatcccgggagcggaaatcaATGCTTAAGGAATGACGCTCTCATGAACAAGTAAAAGTTTAAGTAACAAAAATCTACCAATCCATCAAGATGTCAGTCATGGAACCTTAAACGACTCCACTGTAGATGAACATCAATAACAACAGCCAGAGTCACTGTATAAGAATTCAACCGTACTAATGCATGGACTTGAAGATGGGCTGgacagcaaaataataataatgtgcagtGTATCACCCCAAAAGCTTCGGGGCTTTTGCTTCACAGGCCAAACGTGGTCAGTGCTGAACGTAATTAGAACCCAGCATGTCAGATATGCATATATCTTTACATAATTAGAGTAAGCAGCTGCCCCACATTTTGAATGTGAATAACCACAGACCTTGACGTCGCGGAAGAATGCCCCATAAGATCATACACTGGTAGACCAGATTTCCCACTGTTGACTCAGTggagatgaattatgtaaatgctctGTATTTTTGTTTCTAAGATTTTGGATTGCATATATTATGCTGTACACTTGCTGGGTTCATTCAgaaagccatacaataaatgaataCTGACAGTATTCTTAATGTTTACAGGTCGGAATCAGGCTGGTGTCTGCTCGATGAATGGGCTGGTGTTTGCAGCTGGAGGTTGCGATTCCTGGAATTGCCTCAATACAGTAGAAGTTTATGATCCACAAACAAACAGTTGGCAGTTCACTACAAACATGATTACTGCTCGGCGTGGATGTGGGCTCACTGTTTTCAAAGGTGATTATCCCATAACTTGTTTTACGCAAGAAGACTATTTTCATAACTGTGCAAATAAATGTATGTGTAAAAAGAAACCTAGCAGAATTAATTGGTGGATTTTTACCAGGCAAACTGTATGCTGTCGGTGGGTCAGATGGAACTCATTCACTATCTTCAACAGAAATTTATGACCCTGTAGAAAAGACATGGACCCCAGGACCTAGCATGACAACTCCACGTGCAAATGTTGGAGTTGCTGTCATTGGTGACAGATTGTATGCTGTTGGTGGATTTTCTGGTAAGTGTCACTTGAAAGAAGCAGTTAGAAAATATTTCAATGAACTGGAAAATAAGTGTTTGATCTTTGGTTGGTAATATTAGGTTTATTGCTGATGATGAATAATTGGCATCTTTGTGAACTATGAATTTGCAAAGAAATTGCTTACTGGGAGCAATGCATATGGGTCATCGGCTGAGCATGGTTATCAAACTGTTGTAATGCACAGTAAGTgtctgttccactggcaaatggtGGAAACTCAGTTCTGGAGTGAGAACAATCATCTTTCTTGACAACCAAGCTTTTTGTTTCTTAAATGGATAGACAACAGTTTACAGcatatttaatatttgtacaaAATTTATAGTGAATTTCATATCAGTTGTCTTTAATTTAGCTGTGCTCATTAGTAATTACGCAATAGTTGTAGAATGCATTGCAGTTAAAACTgaatagaataataaaataaacatgctCAATTAATTCTGGTACTGTATAGGCAACTGGTACAGGACATTATATGAAGATATGCGCGGAAAaatgggctaaccctcaaatgtaaaaacttgGAGGCCATCTGTTGTTGGGTACAGgaattatcaaaattgacattggtctcgcACCCAAGTATCATATTAGGATGTAATCCAACACAGAGAATTTCTTGTGTTTTGCTAGATATGATTTCTGTAATGTCAAAAAAGGGGTAACCTTCTGTTACACTCCGGCTTCTGTCCAGCAGAAAGAAGCTGAATGGCTAAGTAGCAGGGTAGCCGATACTGTCATATGATACACAGACAACAGGTAATTAACTGTAATTTGAAAAGGTTTAGCTGCTGAGGTACATTATATTGGATTTAATAAAAGCGCAAACATGAAATATAATCCTTGTGTAATTTGTCCTATTGATCACTTTATGAACCAAGTTTTGAGTGGTTGAAGTGTTCATTTGGCATATTCATTACAGAATACAAATAGTGAACATGGAGGTTGTAGAAATAGGAACCTGTGAAAAATCAGTGCAATTTATTGAAAGAGGAATCCACAGAATTGGcacaaagaaggggggggggggggggaggaggaggaggagcagcactAATGTGAATTTGGGGAAGATCTCATGATGGTGTTTCTTGATGCAAGAAACTCATTTGATAGTGCCTGTACAAGAAAAGTCTGGGAAACACTAGGAAAGAAGGAAGTGGAAAGAGAAACAAGTAGAGTGGATGAGATTTACTGTGGAAGCCTGAGTTGGGTGAAGATGGGGAAAGAATGGACAGATTGGTTCCAGAAAAAAAAGTGGTGTGAAACAGGGCTGTGCACTATCGCCTTTCCTTTTGGTTGTGGTTTTGGATGAGATAATGACGAAGGTGGTGGAAAAAGCTGAAGAAGACAAGCAACGGTGTTCGAAAATGAATTGGTGATCTAGGTAAACAGGAAGgagggggtccgccgctcgtggtctcgcggtagcgttctcgcttcccgagcacggggtcccgggttcgattcccggcggggtcagggattttcacctgcctcgagatgactgggtgtttgtgttgtcctcatcatttcatcatcatccaggaaagtggcgaaattggactgagaaaagattgggaaattgtacgggcgctgataaccacgcagttgagcgccccacaaaccaaacatcatcaggaaGGAGGGGGTCAGGAACGGCTGGATGTTTGGGGAAAGAACTGACAGTCAGAATATAATGAAATTTAGTATGAACAAACATGAGATCCTCGCTACAactagaaagaaagatagactAACTAGTGGAACAAGGATTAgagatgaaagactgaagaaggtgcaaATTGTTAAGTTCATGGGAAGTGTGATAAAAGAAAATGGAAGAGATGAGACGAGATCAGTGAATATGGCACacaggcagaagcattcctgtgaAGTGCTGCGAGCCTGGTTTGGAACAGAGACTTCACACAAAAAAGGAAAACATGATCTATTGAAGTTACTACATCACAGTACTGACTTGTGCATATGGAACATTGGTAATGAAGCAAAGGGTTGTAAGCAGATTACAGACATGTGAGATGAACTTCCTCAGAAGTAGGATAGGAGCAACAAGTAGAGATAGGATGAGGAATGGAAGGATAAGGGAAATAGTGAAAGAGGATCCCTTGCAGACCAAGATCGAAACTtcaaggctaagatggtatgggcacttaCAGAATGGAAGAAACGAGGATTCCCAAGAAGGTGCACAAAATGTAGATGTGAAGGAAACGACAAAGAGGAAGATCAGGGAATAGGATGGCTTAAAGGTGTGGAGGAATGTGCTGAAAAAGAGGCTAGGATTGAACCCGAGTGAACACCGAAAGATAGTGAGAAAACGAGACTAAGTGGCggggcttatgttccaaacagacccagcctggGGCTAGAAATGTCCAGGAGGATGAGGATGAAGATGACAGGGTTAATAAGCAAAAAAGGCAGTGAACATAAAAATTGATGTACACCTTTCCTTTCTGTTCATTTTATTTCTCTTTGTATGGTTTTACCAAAATGTAAACATTCAATAAATGGCATAAGTTTAGAATATTGTAATAACTTTTTAGAGTTGCTTTGAAATGGCTAGTAATTTTGATTAGTTAGAAtagttaaaattaatttaattttttccaaAGGAGCCTCTTAAAAGAAGCCAGCTGAATTGAAAAGTCCTCAATTCATCCTTCTGATAGTTTTCTGTAGGAAATAAATACTAAATCTTTGAACTGCCTCTAATATTTTTGATTGCAATCTAAATGATACAGTAGGCTCCAATAAACTATATTAGAATAGTAATCAGTTGTCATGAATATATATCCACTTGACATGCCAAGCTTTCAGTGTCTTGTTTGTGACTAATTTAGGGAAGATACACATTTGTCACTAGTTTACAACAAAATGCAAACACATTGAGTTTCGGAGTTTATTGTTGAGACATACATTCAAATGTGAATCAGTTCATTCAACGAGCAATGGAAATAAGGTCAATTTTGTTACGAATATGAGAAAAAGAAAACTTTGAGCTCTTATTCTATCTCATAGTTATTTACAGAATGTTTTGTTATGTTTCAGGGAAGACATTCCTAAACAGCATTGAATACCTGGATGCTACAACTGATGAATGGACAACATTTGTGCCGAAGGTACTTCCTGTGGAAGAGACGATCCTCCAGGATCATGAGGAGCATCTGACACAGAATGGAGTAAACTGTGATAAAAGCAATCAGCAGTCTTTGGACAATGACAGTGAAAATGAGAAAGTACAAGACGATTTAAAGAATAAAACTGAAATCATCCAAAATGGTGTTAAAGAAAGCTTGAGCCAAGGGTCAGTTACAGCAGTAGGAAGTTAAGGAAGTTGACTTTCTGAAGCAGCTCTGTACTGAAATGAGTCATAAGTATTAGTCTTATTTAATGACAGTAAATTGTTTTGATTCTTTGAGTGGCAAGTTTTGGCCATGGAATTCAATGTTACAGAGCATGTGCTTCAGAAGTGAAGTTACCTTAAGCTGTGACTGAAATGTGAAGAACAATGGAAAATTTTTGAAGACACTGGCATTTCTTTCTTATGTATGCCTGGTGATATGATCTCTGAGGTTTTATTCCCCTTGCCATTACAAATTAGTTCAGACTGTGATGTGAAATTGCATTTAAAAAGGAAGTTAATTTTTTGATTTGGGACTTTCTGAAATTAATCTGTTGTGTGGTGCCACCTACATTTTCAGACCCAAAATTCTACCTCTGGCACCAGAAATGCAGGAAGTTTCCTACAACTAAAAAGACTACAGTAAAAATCTGTTATTTTATGTTACTTCATATCCTTTGAGATGAAATAGGCTTGAGACAGAACTGATAGAcataaaaagagtgtgtgtgtgtgtgtgtgtgtgtgtgtgtgtgtgtgtgtgagagagagagagagagagagagagagagaggggggggggattgatTATGTGATGATATAAATCATATGTGGTAGGCAGTATGAGTGGaactctgaggggggggggggggaataagattTGTGACATATTCATATGTTACACAACTGTTGCATTTCATATTACTTACCTTAATTTTAATAGACAACTCTCGTAACAAAAATTCTATTGTGATAGACATGTAGATTCATAAATGTTAATATTGTATCTCATGTTCTTGCCTGCTAGTGCTGTTTTTATATAAAAAGGAAAAAGTGTTTAATCATTACCTAATtttgaaacaatgttcaaaaatgcAAAGCCCTGTCCTTAACATACAGAAACATAGTATTACTCAGTTATTTGAAAAGGTCATGTGAAAGATCTTAGTAGTTTAAAATGAGCCTTCAACTTTATTTGTATCTTACGTATGCATATGGATTGCAACtccaaaaattttaattgtttcataATATATTCGTAGGAAATAATGAAAAGCTGTTTCTCACTAATGACACGTAGTACAAACAAAAAATCTGCAAGAAGTGTGAAGCAGAGTAATAACTGAGTGTTGATCAATCATTATTTTTACCTATgaatgtaatttcttttatttttaaatattcttgTTCCATGGTGGGGTGTGGAATAGACCAGACTAAAACTGTTCAGTTATTCGCATCTGTTACAATTACTTTTGTCAATTGTATGTACGAGATGGAATAACACAAAATCTTGTGCTTTGAGCATCACTGTTACAAACCATAGTGAGAAAAATAAGAATGGTTTTCTAATTGTGTAAAAGATGGGGTTAATTCTTAATGATCTATTTTGTATAAATTTCCGTAAACTGTTCAGATGGAAATTGACCAAGCATCCTGTGTTTTTTGTTGAATGGGTT from Schistocerca cancellata isolate TAMUIC-IGC-003103 chromosome 7, iqSchCanc2.1, whole genome shotgun sequence harbors:
- the LOC126092952 gene encoding influenza virus NS1A-binding protein homolog isoform X3; this translates as MVENGGHLTQVVDGLTFQDDKHSQRTLQALHMMRKNRHFCDVVLHVGSAEFHAHRAVLGTVSPHLFEMFTADDETKGSQRENVVTYKLNGGFEKNAIEKLIDYAYTSRLEVSNHQVKAVYLAASYLKMDRVVRECARHLIKNLSVDNCIETRSLPGIAKNKSLLEQVDNFINREFTQVSQSNILLSLPCVRVEVLNQTRQEMSLVACESACKLALEWVRRQIEGDAILIEQLTEKTHLLYLALDNSLQDCSELPTGDVGDTEIVQDYKKMSKKSQANPKGRRKAQLQPAKPRVLLYSRDIGERIEQQTEEDWSLIASTKVAEHSFLALVTLNGQLATMSIALRLNQPSSPSPVNTPVPSRPSSEEKPDLYCVMANMSSVKCAVGCANLDNKLLVCGGYDRAECLKCVESYDPSTNLWITLAPMKEARGRFGIAVVNGKAFAVGGSNGSTELATVEVYNAEHHKWSQVTSLPLARCNTGVCSLGNKIYCVGGWSGQVGIRQCDVYDPENNTWTSIAPMQTGRNQAGVCSMNGLVFAAGGCDSWNCLNTVEVYDPQTNSWQFTTNMITARRGCGLTVFKGKLYAVGGSDGTHSLSSTEIYDPVEKTWTPGPSMTTPRANVGVAVIGDRLYAVGGFSGKTFLNSIEYLDATTDEWTTFVPKVLPVEETILQDHEEHLTQNGVNCDKSNQQSLDNDSENEKVQDDLKNKTEIIQNGVKESLSQGSVTAVGS
- the LOC126092952 gene encoding influenza virus NS1A-binding protein homolog isoform X1 encodes the protein MRPTESGQFVLGEGEDTMVENGGHLTQVVDGLTFQDDKHSQRTLQALHMMRKNRHFCDVVLHVGSAEFHAHRAVLGTVSPHLFEMFTADDETKGSQRENVVTYKLNGGFEKNAIEKLIDYAYTSRLEVSNHQVKAVYLAASYLKMDRVVRECARHLIKNLSVDNCIETRSLPGIAKNKSLLEQVDNFINREFTQVSQSNILLSLPCVRVEVLNQTRQEMSLVACESACKLALEWVRRQIEGDAILIEQLTEKTHLLYLALDNSLQDCSELPTGDVGDTEIVQDYKKMSKKSQANPKGRRKAQLQPAKPRVLLYSRDIGERIEQQTEEDWSLIASTKVAEHSFLALVTLNGQLATMSIALRLNQPSSPSPVNTPVPSRPSSEEKPDLYCVMANMSSVKCAVGCANLDNKLLVCGGYDRAECLKCVESYDPSTNLWITLAPMKEARGRFGIAVVNGKAFAVGGSNGSTELATVEVYNAEHHKWSQVTSLPLARCNTGVCSLGNKIYCVGGWSGQVGIRQCDVYDPENNTWTSIAPMQTGRNQAGVCSMNGLVFAAGGCDSWNCLNTVEVYDPQTNSWQFTTNMITARRGCGLTVFKGKLYAVGGSDGTHSLSSTEIYDPVEKTWTPGPSMTTPRANVGVAVIGDRLYAVGGFSGKTFLNSIEYLDATTDEWTTFVPKVLPVEETILQDHEEHLTQNGVNCDKSNQQSLDNDSENEKVQDDLKNKTEIIQNGVKESLSQGSVTAVGS